A stretch of DNA from Balearica regulorum gibbericeps isolate bBalReg1 chromosome 7, bBalReg1.pri, whole genome shotgun sequence:
GCATGGGGGAGAGACCCAGGGTTGCAGGTGCCCTGGGTGCCCCCAGCACGCTGCAGCTGATGGGCAATTCCCTCCTTGCCCCTGTGTGCCCTttgcagctccccagggctTTTCTTTGCCAAAAGCACTCTGTAATCACTTGCTCCGCAGCAATAAATCACAGGGATGATCACAGAAGCACGGGCCGGcgctgggctccccaggaccGGGGTGCAGCGAGGCGCCTGAGGCGATGCTTGGCCCCAGGACGTGACTCATTTTCTGGTGTTTCAGTGCTAAGCCCAGTGATCACAGCTCGGGGGGGGTCTCAGGCCATGCTGCCAGGTCTCTGACCTCCCTGTGTTGTCTGGCTCCTTTTgagccagagcagagcaagcagGGACTCCTCTGCACCCCACGTGCAGTCCCAGAGggtccccagggctggctgggggctgaCGCGGCTGCAGCAGCCTTGGTACCCCAGGACAAAGTGGTACCGTGTCCCCAGACCGTGCCTGGCTGTCTGTGTTCCTCCTGCTCACAGCCTCCTGTCCCCTCTGACACCTCCATGTGTGTGTTGAGCCAGCAAGTTCTCAGCTCCCTGAGAGCCCTGGGAGTCACAGGGGGTGACAGGCTTTCTGGTGGCTGGGAGGAGGCTCCAGGGCtgacaggcagggctgggggagaaaAGGATGCTCAGGgagccagagcagagctgaggttGTCCCATGCTGCCTCTTCTTCCCATCCCAAGGGCCGTGGCTCAGCCCAGCACAGGATACTGCGTGAGTGGGAGCTGGATGCATGGCTCGCCTGCGATCAGACCCAGATCTGGGGCCGCTGACAGCTTCTTTCTCTCCCGTGCTGCTCCTTTCAGCCTGtgcctccccacagccctggctgACGTAGCTGCAGATGAACAGACAAGGAGAGCCAGGCAGCACTCCCGGCCCGCTCTGCTGTCCCCTGGGAGACACAGACATGTCAGCTTTAGATCAAGACTCTTCAGAAGCAAGAGCAGCCCCAGGTATCAGCAGAGAGCGGCCGGATGGCTCCCAGCACTCGCTCCCACTGGCTGCATGACACGGACAGTGGGTTTTAGGATGCTAAGGCAGCCAGGATTGGGGTGCTGAATCCTCTGGTGCAGAGCCATGGGATGCTGCACCAGCGCTGGGCTGAGTGCCTGGGCCatggctgggctgggagcagacCTGGCAGCAACAGCCAATCCCTGCCCTGGCACTGGGAGCAGTGGGAGCCCAGTGCCACCCTGCTCTGCATAGAACATCAGTCAGACCTTGGAGAATGGGATCTCCACACCTGGGAAGACTCCTAGGACCCCTGAGACCCCTCCTAGCCAAGGAGAAGGTGGGCCACGGCCAAGCAAAGCCCTACAGCCCCACTCTGGGGTAGCTGGTCTCAGGGGTTGGTGCAAGTAGGGTGCCTCTACACTGCCCCCTTGCCCTCACCCATCCCCTCTTCCCTGGGGAGCATGGGGGTGTCAGTGGTGTAATGGGTCCCTGTCCTCGTGGGTGGCAGTCTGGAGGGTACCCCAGTGTCCCTTGTGGGAAGCAGGAGCACAGACACAGCTGCTGGAACTGGAGAGGACACCTGAGGATGTCTCCAGCAGGGGAAAGTGAGGGGGTCCTTCTGCATCCCACACCTCACAGCACTCGgaccatgctgctgctgccatggaAACTGCCATGGAGCATCATCCTGCTGCACCAGCCAGGGCAACCAGGGCACAGCGGTCCCCAACCTTCCTTGGGCTCTGTCTGCGGGCACCTGGGTTGACAGATTGTGAGAGGATGGGTGCTCCCTGCCAGCCACTGTCCCTGGGTCACCCTGGGGCTGTGATGGGACGGGGGCACCCCGGGTGGGACACCCAGGGCACGGCAGGGACGGAGAGGCCGGGGAAGTGCTGATGGGGGGTGTCTGGTGCCACGCTCAGACAAACCCAGCTCCCACGCGACCAGGGGCTCCACGCTGCTTGGCCTCCCACAAACATAAATCATTTTCTAATTTATAACATGAATAATTGATTTTGCCTCCGTAGCTGGCGATAAATCTCCTGTGCGCACAtgcataagaaaataataataatgaaagcGATCAGGATCTGCTGCCATCGATTAGCTGCAAGAGGGACCACGGTCCCCTGTGTGCCAtggcaggctggggcaggggctgctccccgggggggtgcagggtggcCCTGCATAGTGTGAACCTTCTTTGTCCTGCACAGGGCCACGCAGCTGGGGCGAGATGACCCTACCCATCCGTGTCTGTCTTGCCCAAGGGTTTCCCTGCCCAGCCTTCCCTTCCCGGTCCCTGGAGTGATCCCGCAGGACTGTGGTGACGGAGCACAGCTTCTTTTCCAGGGCCTTGCCTTGTTCACACCTGCACCCAAATAAAGGGAAATCAAAGGTAAAACATTATAGCTTGGGTCCACCGCTCAGCACAGAAGAACAAGGTGTCTGGGGCTAATGTACCATCTGTGCTGAGCCCCCGTGGCTGTACTGGGACCCACACTGGGCAGTCAGGAAGGTCTGAGTACTTCAGGGCATCCCAGACCTCAGGCATCAGCAGTCCCAGACCTGTAGCTGCACCGGAGGAGGGATGAGATGCTTGGCACAGCCCCATGCACTGATGCCCCATGCAATGACTCAGTTACACCTTGCCAGGATGGCAGGTCACTGGTCCCCGGTCCCTCAGCAGCTGCACACCCtctggggagctgcagaagctgcGTTGGCTGCCGGCTGCCTGGGCACCAGCCTCATGTCCCACCACACACAGGTGGCGTGTGCGCTATGGGGCATCACTCCTCCCTCACCCACACCATCAGGCTGCCTGGGAAGCAGCTGCTTGGGAATTGCATCGGAGAGCTTCGGCTCATTAGGAAGCTGATCCTGGGCaagggggcagagggggggcAGAGACCCCCTGTCCATCAGCCAGACAAACCAGGGCGCCTGCACCAGCCTGCCCAAAGCCTTCACAGCCCTGCGCCCCAGCGAGCTGGGTCACGGCCCCCCTCTGCCCTCAGCCTGCAGTGACAGCAAGCCCCACGCCTGCCTGCATCCCCTGGGCCACCCTCTCTTCCACTGCCAGCCCTCGCCCCGCCTGTGGGAGAATCCAGCCGTGTTCCCCGGGGCGTCCCATCCTTCCCCCACGGGTGCAGGCCCCGTCTCGGGAGTGCTCTGCAGCACCAGAGCTTCATTAGGAGCCGGCGGACGCGCCGGTCCCGGGCATGCTGCCCTCGCTGCCCACGCTGCCTGCGAGCGCGTGGAAGCGCCGGGCCCCCGTTCATTATCTGCCGGGCGCAGGCAGGCTGCTCCTCGCCAAACCCCAGGAAGGAAGCAGAGCAAACCTGCCCGGCGCAGACACCTTCCCCCGTCTGGGTGTCTGGGCAGCCGGCATGCCGGCCGGCTCGCAGCCCTGCGGCGGGAGGGCGGGATGTGGCCCGGGGGTGCCCGAGCCCCCGGCAATtcccccggtgcccccccggCAGGCAGAAGCGGGGGTCTGCGggcccagccagcacagccGCAGCGAGCACCGCTGCTCCCGCCTGGTGGGTGACATTAAACGGTAACGGGAAACCCACGGCAGCCTCCCGTGGGGTCAgccgggagcgggagcgggggtcgctctccctcctgctgctctgtgtccATCACCCCCCCAAGCCACGGAGCACCCTGCCCTCGGCCCCCTTCCCCCGCCTGCCGAGTGGTGCCTGGGGGCGGAAGGGCCGCGGTGGCACCGGGGCTGCCCGCGGCGGTCCCAGCTCCGGGGACGCGCCGAGGATCAGGGCGGCGGCCCAAGTTCCCACGGggtgccggggccgggggctgcggggctgccaGCGCGACGGGGAAGGAGCGGCCgcccggggcgcggggcggtGCGGTGCCGGTGCCGCACTACAGGTCCCGGCGctccccgcggcggggcgggatGGGGCGGGTTCAGCGCGGCGGAAgcggcggcgcggagcggcgggggACCCGGCGCGGCCACTGGTAACGgcgggggcccggcccggcccggcgcggcTCTGCCCGCGGGGTGCTCGGGGCAGGGGCACAGCAGCCCGGGGTGCGCGCCTTGACCCGGTCTCCGGGCTGCACGCCGTGTCCCCTGCCCAGTTCCGGGGCTGCTCACTGTGCCCTCTGCCCCgctctcccccaccccctgtCCCAGCCCCGACCACCACCCCGCTGGCCCTGGAGCACGCAGGTAACATGCCATGTTGCAGACCCCATAACTCTCCCCAACTTATTGAGTCACTCACGGCGCAATGCCTGTGGTGACAGCCCTCTAGGGCAGGGGAGTTATACGACATCCCCGAGTGCTCGGTGCACCACGCTCTCATGGCTCATGAAACATGTCCCTGGTGCTCCCAAACACTGGATGCTGTTTTTCACGGCTGCCTGCCTGGCCTCGGTATCCCCTCTTTCCTTAACGCTGCCTGCGGGTCTTTGCGTGTTGCCCACCACGGGGCTGTTGCAGTCTTGGGGTGGTCCGTGGCATGATGCTGGTGTCTGGCTTTTATCCCTTGCACATTTTGGGGTTGTCACCCTTGCCAGTCGCTTTTTGGTTTGAGCGCACCCAGGGCTCTGGGTCTTGCTTttcaggctgctcctgcccaccGGGTAGCTGCTTCGGGTTATTTTACCTTCATTTTCCCAGGCTGGCTCTTGTTTCGTTTCCTGCCTACGTTTTTCGGATACTCTGAATCATTTCGCTGCTTTGGCCGGTGTTGCAACACCTCTCTGCTCAGGATCATCTACAAATATAATTACAATTCACTATTCAAGTGAAAGTTTGGGAGATGATATAAAACAATACCCTGAAGTTCAGCTAAATTGCATCCTGCTTGCCTTATCCAAAGGCTTTACCAAGCGATTCTTCTGAAATGACTCCCGCTGGGCAAGCCAACATCCTTCATCCAGAAGCCCACCGTGGTAGGTGTGCAGGCTCCTTCCTCTGGATGTTATATTCTGTGCTAGGGATGGGCACAGAGTTTATCCTGCGCCTGGCTCCAGTTTTACGGCCCTTCGTTGCAAAGAAAATCAGTGTCTGGTTTGCTCTGCCCAGTACCATGTGTGTGTCGGCAGGTTAATTGGTTTGTATTAGCGCTGGCCATGCCGGCCAGGTGAGTGTGTCTATGTGGAGATGctgtttttgctttctctgcagctgtttttGCAAGGCCTCTGcctcatttgcatttttctggttaaaaacagtaattttgcCCTTTTGagtcatctttatttttgagccatcattaattttctctccctccttgtTTATTAATAGACCTTTTCACTTTTGTGCTGATTCTGCCTGGGTATATTTGTAAAGTCCTTTGTATTTCCCTTAGCCCTCCAGCTGTTAACTCTTTCTGCTGGTTTGttgtcccttttttcccctgcagcagcgAAGGATCACTATCGACTTAGAAATCCCCCTCTTTTCTGAAACCTTCCCCTTCTCTTGTTCCAGGTATCTCCTAAGAGCATCACAAGTGAAAGGCATGATTGAAATCTCTTTTCTCAGCGCCTTTCATGCCTTTGCTGCCTCCTTGCATAGCCAGCATTTGCTCTGGCTGCTAGAGAGCATctttctcccagcagcagggaaaagggaCGTCTTAAAGCccacagggctgcaggcaggcatcGGATGGGACGTGACTCTCTGCTCCTTgaagtgctttgctttgcttcatgctgctgctctgtgttctTGTGTTCGCTCTGCCTCTCTCCACCAGGTATCCAGGTCCTTCCCTGGCCCTGTCGCTTGCAGCGTGAGCTGAGCAGGCTGAGCTGGAGCTCTCCTCAGAGCAGGAGAGGTTCAAGGTAGCCAAAACCTCTGGCAATCCTTACCTGGGCTGCTGGGTGCCGGCGTTGTGCAGTCGGCGAGTGTGCTGTGGCACGTGCCTGGCGTGGGATGAGCCCCGCGAGCTGTGGATTCCCCAGCGGGGCTGTTTAGAATCTCCTTGTACCTGCCTTTTTATTAGTCTTGTtattatatttacttttttcccctccaaagaGCCCAATCTGCGGCAGGCTGTAAAGAGTGACATTGCGGGCGTGCGAGCTGCATGCCGAGACTGCGCGTGGTCCCCCAAGGCTCCCGGTCCCCGGTGCTGTCCCCATTCACCATCGAGGCTTTAAGGTTATCTGCTCTATCGATGGGAGTATGGATTGAGTGGAATTAGAAACCTCGAAGGCTAAAAATACAGCTCCCTGCCAGGAAATGCGGCAGCCTGCTGGGAGGGCGCTGGGTGGCACCGAAACTTTTCCGGGAACTGGCACGCTGCATGTGAGCCCCGCAGCCCAGCATCCGTGCCTGTTCCTGGACTCCCCTCACAGGGCTGTGGCTGGCacctctgcccgcagcaggagAAGGTGGTGGGTGCCCTGGCTTTGCTGTCAGAGCCACGCTATAGGTGTCCTCACCTGCTGGGTGGGGATGCAGATGATGGAGGAATTTGGCGATGCACTGTGCAGCGTGAAGTAGGATCTGCGACATGCTCAGCTATGTTTTGCTGTTATTTGTGGGGTCCTTCCCcaaagaggagagggagagaaagcaggGAGACAATGCTGCCCATCTGTGCTGCAAACGGTCACTAGAGGAGAAACGCAGGCTGCCACATTGCCCGAGCAGCTGCTCTGAGACCTCACAAACTTGTGCCATGAGCACAAGCTTCCCATGAGCAGCGTACTCCTGGGGATAGTGCGAGGGGAGCCTGTGCCTGTGGGGAGCATCCCCTTGGCCCCACCAGGCTGTGTTGTGCTGTGTTGGTGGGCATTATATGCcaggcagctgggcagcacTTCCTCCGCCACTTTTACTGTGGTACCGTGGCATGCCTGGTCCGCAGCTCCCTTTCCCAGCCTGGTGCGATGATGCCAAGCTGTTTTCCCAGCCGGTTCCAAAAAGCAGGGCAGCACCTGGGGCAGCACAAGCCCTTTTGGGGATGCGCTGCCCACCTCCATGTGGCTTTGTGGGGCGAGCAGAGAGCTTGGTCCCAGAGTTGGGAAGCGACAGGCTTGCCCTGCCCAGCATAGTGTGAATGAGACCCGAAGCCAGGGCTGTTGCTCTGCCTCCCGGAGCGTGAAATCAGTCGGTGCCGACGCGTGGCCGTGGCATCGATGAAGTGTGTAATAGGCTGggggcaggagctgtgctgccctgtggggaaaaagcaaagtgcTGCAGCATCCTTGCCAGCGTGGGCCAGCCACCACCTTGCTGTGCTCCTCCCTGGGCTGTGGGAAGCGGCTCTTCCCCGGCAGCGTATGACAGGCAGAGGCAAAGCTGTGCGGGGAGAGGATGCTCCCAGCGCCAGTCATCTGGCTAATGCCGCACCATCTGCTTTGGAGGGTGAGGCAAGGTGAACGGCAAGCTTTCGAGGAGCCCATAAATCCTGCGTGCCAAGGCTCTTCTTGGAGGTGACTCGGATCTGCGTGGAGCAATGCTGCTCCTGGCTCCTTCCCATGCTGGAAATTCTCGGGAAGCAGAGCTTGGGAGGATCAGCGATGAGGGGGGGTTCGGTGATGTCCCATGGGCTGAGACTCTGGGCTTGGCTGGGAAAAGTCCTTTAGCAGAACGTGCTTTCGTGTGGTTGGAAGCTCTGCGTGGTTGGAAATGGTggtgccgggggggggtcccggtgccCCCTCCCCTCCGGCACTTGGGCTGCCGCTTGGTGAGAAAATGTATAATGCCTCGGTGTTGAAAAATGACTAATCTAGACCTTGGAGGCTTTGTAGGATACGTTCTTTTCTTGCGGTCGATAAAGATAAAGGGGATCGTTCTGCCAGCAAAATTAGTGTAtcaaagagggggaaaaaaaatgacaagagctgcagagacagaaaaatggtTGGGGCAGCCCCGGGATGGTGCCCAGCATCACCGCGGCGCCCATGCCTGCGCCTCGTGCCGCGGTGCATGCTCCTGCCCACCTCCGCGGCACGAGGCGCAGGCACGGGCGCCGCGGTGATGCTGGGCAGCACTGCCCTGCCCGGGCTTGCCAGCGGTTTCCAGAGAGCCGTGAGAGACCCATCCATCACGCCAAGGCAGCCGTCAGTCTGTCCATCAGGAGGAGGGGATGATGCCGTGCGGCACGGGCAGTCCCGGCCGCTTTCCAGCCGGTGGTTGGCCTCCCCTCGCCTTCCCGGCACCGCTGCCGGCTGTCGGCGAGGGGCCACGGGGAACGTTCGCGCCTCGGTCGGGGGCTGCGTAGAGGGGAGGCTAATGTACCGGAGGTGCCTCGGAAATGAGAGCCTTGGATGGGTTCCTGGCCCTATTGATCCGCCGGCAGTTTATGCATCCTGACATTCATAATCTTGGTCGGTGCTGATGGTCCAGATTAATGGACCCGGGGGCTGTCCATCCGTCACTTCACATTAATTACTGAAGAGGTGTTTTTCCAGTGATTTACCTGACAGCGGCCCGTGATGAATCCCCCTAAACGGAGTGGGCAGTGATTAATCACGGGGCCCCGGCCTGGCCCCACGCTACCTTCCCCTCAACCACAGCGCAGCCCCCCATGCCATCCGTCTCCATAAACCCTGCCTGATGCATATTTAtaggagcgggggggggctggcagcttgcggcctgcctgctgctgccaaagatgatgaaaaataaatctctgccGGGATGGGGCAGCGGTGTGCCGGGGTGGCAGCCATGGTCCTGCGCTGGGGTGTCCCTGCACTGGGGTTTGGTTTCTGTTGCTCCGTGACGGCCATGGGCTTCTCTGCAGTTTGTGATGCATGAATGGTGCAAGGGCTCTGTGTCCTGCTTCAGCCACAGCTGCTGGcccctggggcggggggggtccccggcagcagctgctggagcagggcaggcaccTTGGTGATGCTGGCAGGGTTTCCCTGCTTCTCCCATAGCCCGGTACACCCACCGAAGGCTCTAGGACTGCAGGGTGCTCCACATGCCAAACCCCATCTGCAGAGCCACAACCACGGGGGCAGTATTGGGGCTCCACTATCCATCACTCTGTGCTGGCCGCTGTGGGAGTGAGGGTGGGTGCTAGGCTGGGACCCCGACCCACCGacctgggcaggggctgcccgcTGTGTGCccggctgcagggctgctgggatgcagcagggcAGTGACGCTGTCTCTCCTTGGCAGGTGGTGGTGGCACCATGCAGCAGGAGGCGGAGGGCGGCCGGCTGCGCCGCAGGAAGCCCGACATGGCCCTCTACGTGCCCAAAGCACGGCGGGAGAGAGCGGCGCAAGCGGCGGGTGATGTGCCGGCCAGGCACTGCCGGGAGCCTGAGAACCACCGTGTGGCACAGGACGCTTACCGGGGCAGCGGCGAGGGGCAGAGGCGAAGCTCCCGTGTCAGGACACATGTGGGCAGAGCGGTGAAGAAGGAGAACAAGGTGGATGCTGGCCCAAAGGAGCCGCGGGCAGCCTCTGCCGGGCACTGCCAGAGGCTAAGAGGCAGCTGCCCCATCACACCAGAGAGCCTGAGGGCAATACCCAGCGTGCAGGAGCCATGCCCAGATCCAGCTGTTGCCCAGCCCTCGGACAGGTGGGACAAAGCATCGCATGGTGAAGAACTTGGGGAGCTTAGTCGTGGCCGCCAGATGATGAGGACCAAGCCTGACCCTCCATCCCCACCGAGTGCCCAGCCTGGGGCCACGGAGGCTACCCTCGAGCTTGGGGGTGACCCCGCTAGCCCAACGCCCCCCGCTAGCCCAGCACCAGTGTGTTGGACAGGGCCAAGCAGTGTGTTGGAGCATTTGGGGGACAGCACCCCGGATCCAGCCAGGGACCTCTGCCAGCACCCGGGAGAGGGTGTCCTGCCGCCAGCAAGGGCAAGCAACCAGGGCAGCGTGCCCGGGCTGACGTGGGAGGCTGCAGATCCAAAAGcccagggagaggaaagggagccTGGGGGGTTTCTTCTGGCAGGGCAGAGCGAGGCtggggtgctggcagaggaggaggaagaggagaggcagggaggcATGGCTGAGCTTGCTGGGGAGAGCACCATGGATGTACCAGGAGCTGGCTGCGAAACCAGGTGCTCGAGGGGTGGCGTGGGTGATGCGCCGGTGCTCCCCGAGGAGAATACCCCGAAGCACAACATGGGCAGCCCAtcccagctcccacccagcAAGGAGGAGAGTGCTGCCAGGGCCAGGGATCCCAGTGAGGAGGGCATCCCGGTGCCCACTGcggagggagcaggcagcacttCTGCCTGCCCAGATGGCAGCGCCGGGGCTGAGAGTGGTCTGCTGGGTTTTGGCAAGGAGCTGGTGAGCAGCACATGGGAGGGGGCATGTCCAGAGAGCCGCAAGCCCCCGCTGCccctggagctgctgtgctgcGGCATAGAGGGGCTCTCGCCCGTGGCCTGGGTCGAGGAGCCAGCAGGGGCAGATGAGGACACAGGCTCACCGCAGCAGCACCCGTGCAGCCGGGAGGccaaggaggaagagggaggtcTCCGCAGTGGCTCCCCGAAGGTAGAGCCCCCCAGTGCCGGGACCCTGAGCCAGGCCAGCCCAGGCGCTGAGGAGAGCTGGGACGCGTTGTTCAATGATGATGGGGACTGCCTGGACCCGCGCCTGCTGGAGGAGGTACGTCCTGCGAGCCGGCGCCCACGGGGATTTGCAGGGAtggtggctgctgcctgctgggatgCGGGGGCAGGGGTCCGTGGGGGTCGGCTGTCCCTGTGTCCTCTGGGGTGGGCGCATGGAGGGGCAGGCTGCACCCGGGGCACGTGGccagcctggctgtgctgcctgctgtcACCACAGCTGTCACCCCAGCCGTCCCCGAGGGCACGAGCTGCCTGTGGTGCCGAAATGCCTGGGACCTCCACCTTCCCCCCTGGCTCGTTCCCATCCCATCCTGTGGTGCTGGTGGAGGCTGGGGGAGATCTCACTATGGTACATAAAATGCACCCAGTAAAACCTGCTTGGGCGCCGTAAACTGCAACTGCACCCTCGTGAAACTGGGGCTGGTGATAAAGAAATGGGCTGAGACGTATGGGCTCCCATTGAAATAGCAACGGGATGTTTCCTCGAAACTATGGCTTCTTAATCAGCTGTGGCTCGTTACCATCCCCTCCTGCACGCGTGTGGCTGAATTTACTACAATTAGCTGCTTAGCACTGGGACCCACGCCGTTTTCCTGACATTCGCGAGGAAAGCTCGGCttctgcagcaaggctggatATCCcttattgcattttaaatcagTAGCATCAAACTGGTAATTTTCCAAATGACATTAATGTGCCCAAAGTAACAAACAGTGCTAATATTGTTACAGCCAGCGTCCATCCACCCC
This window harbors:
- the R3HCC1L gene encoding coiled-coil domain-containing protein R3HCC1L, with translation MQQEAEGGRLRRRKPDMALYVPKARRERAAQAAGDVPARHCREPENHRVAQDAYRGSGEGQRRSSRVRTHVGRAVKKENKVDAGPKEPRAASAGHCQRLRGSCPITPESLRAIPSVQEPCPDPAVAQPSDRWDKASHGEELGELSRGRQMMRTKPDPPSPPSAQPGATEATLELGGDPASPTPPASPAPVCWTGPSSVLEHLGDSTPDPARDLCQHPGEGVLPPARASNQGSVPGLTWEAADPKAQGEEREPGGFLLAGQSEAGVLAEEEEEERQGGMAELAGESTMDVPGAGCETRCSRGGVGDAPVLPEENTPKHNMGSPSQLPPSKEESAARARDPSEEGIPVPTAEGAGSTSACPDGSAGAESGLLGFGKELVSSTWEGACPESRKPPLPLELLCCGIEGLSPVAWVEEPAGADEDTGSPQQHPCSREAKEEEGGLRSGSPKVEPPSAGTLSQASPGAEESWDALFNDDGDCLDPRLLEELSGGEKRQESQQSPRFDYYRAEPAAPDLSDAELPHVIEIYDFPSDFRTEDLLRVFCSYQKKGFDIKWVDDTHALGIFSSPITARDALSTKHLMVKTRPLSQGTRASKAKARAYTDYLQPAKERPETSAALARRLVIGALGVRSNQTPAQRDAERRKLQEARERKRLENKQREDAWEGRD